A stretch of Saccharothrix texasensis DNA encodes these proteins:
- a CDS encoding mechanosensitive ion channel family protein — METLLAVQTAQAQGIGDATGDALRNVVTFLPKLVGFIVVLLIGWIVARVLRAAVHKLLGRLHFDRAVQRGGLGDAMARSKFDASGLVAQIVYYAVLLIALQIAFGVFGSNPVSTLLTEIVAWLPRAIVAIVIIVVAFAVARAVQDIATRALGGLSYGPTLGKAASWFIIALGVIAALNQIGVATTVTTPILITILATVGGIAVIGVGGGLIKPMQQRWEGWLTKAENEAPQAKAQAEAYQRGREDVQRTAQGVSPAEQTTRMSETPAHAASMPTPPVGTPVQPGPSTVQPTRPVQPHPGQFPPGEQR, encoded by the coding sequence ATGGAAACCCTGCTCGCCGTGCAGACGGCGCAGGCTCAAGGCATCGGTGACGCCACCGGTGACGCCCTGCGCAACGTGGTGACCTTCCTGCCGAAACTCGTCGGGTTCATCGTCGTGCTGCTCATCGGGTGGATCGTCGCCCGGGTGCTGCGCGCGGCGGTGCACAAGCTGCTGGGCCGCCTGCACTTCGACCGCGCCGTGCAGCGCGGCGGGCTCGGCGACGCGATGGCGCGGTCCAAGTTCGACGCCTCGGGACTGGTCGCGCAGATCGTCTACTACGCCGTGCTGCTGATCGCGTTGCAGATCGCGTTCGGGGTCTTCGGCTCGAACCCGGTGAGCACCCTGTTGACCGAGATCGTCGCCTGGTTGCCGCGGGCGATCGTGGCGATCGTGATCATCGTGGTCGCCTTCGCCGTCGCGCGGGCCGTGCAGGACATCGCCACGCGTGCGCTCGGCGGGCTGTCCTACGGGCCGACGCTCGGCAAGGCCGCCTCGTGGTTCATCATCGCGCTCGGCGTGATCGCGGCGCTGAACCAGATCGGCGTCGCCACCACCGTCACCACCCCGATCCTGATCACCATCCTGGCCACGGTCGGCGGTATCGCGGTCATCGGTGTGGGCGGTGGCCTGATCAAGCCGATGCAGCAGCGGTGGGAGGGCTGGCTGACGAAGGCCGAGAACGAGGCGCCGCAGGCCAAGGCCCAGGCGGAGGCCTACCAGCGCGGCCGTGAGGACGTCCAGCGGACGGCTCAGGGCGTGTCGCCGGCCGAGCAGACCACCCGGATGAGCGAGACGCCGGCGCACGCGGCGAGCATGCCGACGCCGCCGGTCGGCACCCCGGTGCAGCCGGGACCGTCCACCGTCCAGCCGACCCGACCGGTCCAGCCGCACCCGGGCCAGTTCCCGCCCGGCGAGCAGCGCTGA
- a CDS encoding acetyl-CoA C-acetyltransferase, with protein sequence MPEAVIVATSRSPIGRARKGSLVDLRPDDLAAQIVAAALDQVPQLDRAELTDLHLGCAEPQDEHGQNVARRIAVQLGLDSLPGTTVNRFCASSVQTARMAFHAIKAGEGHAFVSAGVECVSRYRHGDPHANPLFDAARERTRRTAETNEPWHDPREDGELPDYYISMGQTAENVATSLGISRRDQDEFGVRSHNLAEKAIADGFFAREITPVTLPDGTVVSTDDGPRTGVTYEAVAALNPSFRPQGTVTPGNCCPLNDGAAAVVVMSDVRAKELGLTPLARIVSTGVSGLSPEVMGLGPVDATKQALAHANLTIDDIDLVEINEAFAVQVLGSQRALGIDMDKLNVHGGAIALGHPFGSTGARIMTTLINGMRARDARFGLETMCVGGGQGMAIILERLS encoded by the coding sequence ATGCCCGAGGCTGTCATCGTCGCCACCTCGCGCTCGCCGATCGGTCGGGCGCGCAAGGGGTCGCTGGTCGACCTGCGCCCGGACGACCTGGCCGCGCAGATCGTCGCCGCCGCGCTGGACCAGGTCCCGCAGCTGGACCGCGCCGAGCTCACCGACCTGCACCTGGGGTGCGCCGAGCCGCAGGACGAGCACGGCCAGAACGTGGCCAGGCGCATCGCCGTGCAGCTCGGCCTGGACTCCCTGCCCGGCACCACGGTCAACCGGTTCTGCGCGTCGTCGGTGCAGACCGCGCGGATGGCCTTCCACGCCATCAAGGCAGGCGAGGGCCACGCGTTCGTCAGCGCCGGTGTGGAGTGCGTCTCCCGCTACCGGCACGGCGACCCGCACGCCAACCCGCTGTTCGACGCCGCCCGTGAACGCACCCGGCGCACCGCCGAGACCAACGAGCCGTGGCACGACCCGCGTGAGGACGGCGAGCTGCCGGACTACTACATCTCGATGGGCCAGACCGCCGAGAACGTCGCCACGTCGCTCGGCATCAGCCGTCGTGACCAGGACGAGTTCGGCGTCCGCTCGCACAACCTGGCGGAGAAGGCCATCGCGGACGGCTTCTTCGCCCGTGAGATCACCCCGGTCACGCTCCCGGACGGCACGGTGGTCTCCACCGACGACGGCCCGCGCACGGGCGTCACCTACGAAGCCGTGGCGGCGCTCAACCCGTCGTTCCGTCCACAGGGGACCGTCACACCCGGCAACTGCTGCCCGCTCAACGACGGCGCGGCGGCCGTGGTCGTGATGAGCGACGTGCGGGCCAAGGAGCTCGGCTTGACCCCGTTGGCGCGCATCGTGTCCACCGGCGTGTCCGGTCTCTCGCCGGAGGTCATGGGCCTCGGCCCGGTCGACGCCACCAAGCAGGCGCTCGCGCACGCCAACCTCACCATCGACGACATCGACCTGGTCGAGATCAACGAGGCGTTCGCGGTGCAGGTGCTGGGCAGCCAGCGCGCGCTCGGCATCGACATGGACAAGCTGAACGTGCACGGTGGCGCCATCGCGCTCGGCCACCCGTTCGGCTCCACCGGCGCCCGCATCATGACCACCCTGATCAACGGGATGCGCGCCCGCGACGCCCGGTTCGGGCTGGAGACGATGTGCGTCGGCGGCGGTCAGGGCATGGCGATCATCCTGGAGAGGTTGAGCTGA
- a CDS encoding DUF6401 family natural product biosynthesis protein: MSDELGVAAVLAPGVLAPGVLAAIDQHGAAVRDILAFGVPAAAVAGAVLLAGYAKGVLDEAQAHGWTPPAIVDWANADWLTLRLASVCHLARRDEPALEA, translated from the coding sequence TTGAGCGACGAACTCGGTGTCGCGGCGGTGCTGGCGCCTGGCGTCCTGGCGCCCGGGGTGCTGGCGGCGATCGACCAGCACGGCGCGGCGGTGCGCGACATCCTCGCGTTCGGCGTGCCCGCGGCGGCGGTCGCCGGCGCGGTGCTGCTGGCCGGGTACGCCAAGGGCGTGCTCGACGAGGCGCAGGCGCACGGCTGGACACCGCCGGCGATCGTGGACTGGGCGAACGCGGACTGGCTGACGCTGAGACTGGCCTCCGTCTGCCACCTCGCCCGGCGTGACGAGCCGGCACTCGAAGCCTGA
- a CDS encoding TetR/AcrR family transcriptional regulator, with protein sequence MASVPERLIDAATRLFADKGFDRVAVQDVVDLAGVTKGAMYHYFGSKDDLLHEIYGSLLRMQTERLDHFASGSAPVAERLHAAAVDVVVTSVDNFDQARVYFRSADHLGEDKRLEMRAERRRYHERFRSLVEEGQAAGVFRADVPADLTVHYFFGTVHHLGQWYSADGPLSAKQVGRHFADLLLASLRPVPGGSS encoded by the coding sequence ATGGCATCGGTACCGGAGCGGCTGATCGACGCCGCGACGCGGTTGTTCGCCGACAAGGGCTTCGACCGGGTCGCGGTGCAGGACGTCGTGGACCTGGCGGGCGTCACCAAGGGCGCCATGTACCACTACTTCGGGTCCAAGGACGACCTGCTGCACGAGATCTACGGCAGCCTGCTGCGGATGCAGACCGAGCGGCTGGACCACTTCGCGTCCGGGTCCGCGCCGGTGGCCGAGCGGCTGCACGCGGCGGCGGTCGACGTCGTGGTCACGTCGGTGGACAACTTCGACCAGGCGCGCGTGTACTTCCGCTCGGCCGACCACCTGGGCGAGGACAAGCGGCTCGAGATGCGGGCGGAACGGCGGCGCTACCACGAGCGGTTCCGGTCGCTGGTGGAGGAGGGGCAGGCCGCCGGCGTGTTCCGCGCGGACGTGCCCGCGGACCTGACCGTCCACTACTTCTTCGGCACCGTGCACCACCTCGGCCAGTGGTACAGCGCCGACGGCCCGTTGTCGGCCAAGCAGGTGGGACGCCACTTCGCGGACCTGCTGCTGGCGTCCCTGCGTCCCGTTCCGGGGGGTTCTTCGTGA
- a CDS encoding DUF6319 family protein, giving the protein MRREENENVQADTLVEQEETVDAEAPAAPVQQEVAPVAQAEQAEQPAEAEAKPVKRPKSTAKKTRTVELTLTVTGTADGEWQADLVHGTKRVVQGLAISAAAVSRAAKELHDDIAGGIDEVIETARAQHRTRMEELEAELAKVKAALAELSD; this is encoded by the coding sequence ATGCGCAGAGAGGAAAACGAGAACGTGCAGGCGGACACGCTCGTGGAGCAGGAAGAGACGGTGGACGCCGAGGCGCCCGCCGCACCCGTGCAGCAGGAGGTCGCACCCGTGGCACAGGCAGAGCAGGCCGAACAGCCCGCGGAGGCCGAGGCCAAGCCGGTGAAGCGGCCCAAGTCGACGGCCAAGAAGACCCGCACGGTCGAGCTGACGCTGACCGTCACCGGGACCGCCGACGGCGAGTGGCAGGCCGACCTGGTGCACGGCACCAAGCGGGTCGTCCAGGGCCTGGCCATCTCGGCCGCGGCGGTGTCGCGGGCGGCCAAGGAGCTGCACGACGACATCGCGGGCGGCATCGACGAGGTCATCGAGACGGCCCGCGCCCAGCACCGCACGCGGATGGAAGAGCTGGAAGCCGAGCTCGCGAAGGTCAAGGCCGCGCTGGCCGAGCTGAGCGACTGA
- a CDS encoding S8 family serine peptidase gives MSQPTDAETTGRYLVLLDDKSVAAGAREMNRVAGISAASTADSATRAELAAADGVIFQDLGIAVVNATPDQVQQLTRAVDAPGPISVVEAERVVHAYTAPPDTGVDQAAAPAVDESVFTWGLQAVGASISSATGKGVRIAVLDTGFTVAHPDFAGRAVMTQSFIAGETVDDAHGHGTHCIGSAAGPRKAASGGPGYGVAHEAEVYAGKVLSNQGSGSDSGILAGIEWAIANGCAVVSMSLGASVRPGTPYSQVFEQAATRAMAKGTLIIAAAGNESNRPGKVAPVGHPANCPSILSVGAVDVQRAIAFFSCGTVDSVGQVDIVGPGVDIYSSWNKDDGGLGPHKRIQGTSMATPHVAGVAALIAEKHNARGWELWARLAQTGRRLGLPSTDVGAGLVQAP, from the coding sequence ATGTCACAACCAACGGACGCCGAAACCACCGGCCGCTACCTCGTGCTCCTCGACGACAAGTCGGTCGCGGCGGGCGCGCGGGAGATGAACCGGGTCGCCGGGATCAGCGCGGCGAGCACCGCGGACTCGGCCACGAGGGCCGAGCTGGCCGCCGCCGACGGCGTCATCTTCCAGGACCTCGGCATCGCCGTGGTCAACGCGACGCCGGACCAGGTCCAGCAGCTGACCCGGGCCGTCGACGCGCCGGGCCCGATCTCCGTGGTCGAGGCCGAACGGGTCGTGCACGCCTACACCGCGCCGCCGGACACGGGTGTCGACCAGGCCGCGGCGCCCGCCGTGGACGAGTCCGTGTTCACGTGGGGCTTGCAGGCCGTCGGCGCGAGCATCAGCTCCGCCACCGGCAAGGGCGTGCGCATCGCCGTGCTCGACACCGGTTTCACCGTCGCGCACCCCGACTTCGCGGGCCGCGCCGTGATGACGCAGTCGTTCATCGCCGGTGAGACGGTGGACGACGCCCACGGCCACGGCACGCACTGCATCGGCTCCGCCGCGGGCCCGCGCAAAGCCGCCAGTGGCGGGCCCGGGTACGGCGTGGCGCACGAGGCCGAGGTCTACGCGGGCAAGGTGCTGTCGAACCAGGGCAGCGGCTCCGACAGCGGCATCCTGGCGGGCATCGAGTGGGCCATCGCCAACGGCTGCGCGGTCGTCTCGATGTCGCTGGGCGCGAGCGTGCGGCCGGGCACGCCGTACTCGCAGGTCTTCGAGCAGGCCGCCACGCGCGCCATGGCCAAGGGCACGTTGATCATCGCGGCGGCGGGCAACGAGAGCAACCGGCCGGGCAAGGTCGCGCCGGTCGGGCACCCGGCCAACTGCCCGTCGATCCTGTCCGTCGGCGCGGTGGACGTGCAGCGGGCCATCGCGTTCTTCTCCTGCGGGACGGTCGACAGCGTGGGCCAGGTCGACATCGTCGGCCCCGGTGTGGACATCTACTCCAGCTGGAACAAGGACGACGGCGGCTTGGGCCCGCACAAGCGCATCCAGGGCACGAGCATGGCCACGCCGCACGTCGCGGGGGTCGCGGCGCTCATCGCGGAGAAGCACAACGCGCGCGGGTGGGAGCTGTGGGCGCGGTTGGCGCAGACCGGTCGTCGACTGGGCTTGCCTTCCACGGACGTGGGTGCAGGATTGGTGCAAGCTCCCTGA
- the fabG gene encoding 3-oxoacyl-ACP reductase FabG, producing MAQTDARVAIVTGAARGIGAAVATRLAQDGLAVALLDLDEGSCAEAVEKIKASGGTAIAVGVDVSDSAAVDAAVQRVADELGAPTVLVNNAGILRDNLLFKMTDDDWDAVINVHLRGTFLMSRAVQKFQTEAKWGRIVNLSSTSALGNRGQANYSAAKAGLQGFTKTLAIELGKFNVTVNAIAPGFIATDMTAATAARVGIDFEDFKKGAAAAIPVQRVGTPEDIAHTASFLVSEGAGFVSGQVVYVAGGPKD from the coding sequence GTGGCCCAGACGGACGCACGGGTGGCCATCGTCACCGGTGCCGCACGCGGCATCGGCGCCGCCGTAGCCACGCGGCTCGCGCAGGACGGCCTGGCCGTCGCGCTGCTCGACCTCGACGAGGGCAGCTGCGCCGAGGCCGTGGAGAAGATCAAGGCCTCCGGCGGGACCGCCATCGCGGTGGGCGTCGACGTCAGCGACAGCGCGGCGGTGGACGCGGCCGTGCAGCGGGTGGCCGACGAGCTCGGCGCGCCGACCGTCCTGGTCAACAACGCGGGCATCCTGCGGGACAACCTGCTGTTCAAGATGACCGACGACGACTGGGACGCGGTGATCAACGTCCACCTGCGCGGCACGTTCCTGATGAGCCGGGCGGTGCAGAAGTTCCAGACCGAGGCGAAGTGGGGTCGGATCGTCAACCTGTCCAGCACGTCGGCGCTGGGCAACCGGGGCCAGGCGAACTACTCGGCCGCCAAGGCGGGCCTGCAGGGGTTCACCAAGACGTTGGCGATCGAGCTGGGCAAGTTCAACGTGACGGTGAACGCGATCGCGCCCGGGTTCATCGCGACCGACATGACCGCCGCGACGGCCGCCCGGGTCGGCATCGACTTCGAGGACTTCAAGAAGGGCGCGGCCGCGGCGATCCCCGTGCAGCGCGTCGGCACGCCCGAGGACATCGCGCACACGGCGTCGTTCCTGGTCAGTGAAGGGGCCGGGTTCGTGTCCGGTCAGGTCGTCTACGTCGCCGGCGGACCGAAGGACTGA
- a CDS encoding SDR family NAD(P)-dependent oxidoreductase — protein MSARGGAVEFSGKVALVTGAANGIGAGVARRLAAAGASVVVADVDDARGEAVADEVGGVYAHCDVRDPRQNEAAVATAVARFGGLDIAVLNAGIATGFGLGDDFDAERYRTVMGINLDGVVFGAHAALPELKKRGGRIVATASMAGLMAMPMDPLYGANKAAVVGLVRGLGPVAAADGVTVNAVCPSFADTAIITGFKSTLESAGMPVMSVDDVVDAFVSVLREGKPGECWFVQAGRPSAPFTFPNPPGPRTATGERVRLEHDPIAKEN, from the coding sequence ATGTCAGCCAGAGGAGGCGCGGTGGAGTTCTCGGGCAAGGTCGCACTGGTCACCGGAGCCGCGAACGGCATCGGCGCGGGAGTGGCCCGCCGCCTCGCCGCCGCCGGCGCGTCCGTCGTCGTCGCCGACGTGGACGACGCGCGGGGCGAAGCCGTGGCCGACGAGGTGGGCGGCGTGTACGCGCACTGCGACGTGCGCGACCCCCGGCAGAACGAGGCGGCGGTCGCGACGGCCGTGGCGCGGTTCGGCGGGCTCGACATCGCCGTGCTCAACGCGGGCATCGCCACCGGCTTCGGCCTGGGCGACGACTTCGACGCCGAGCGGTACCGCACGGTCATGGGCATCAACCTCGACGGTGTCGTGTTCGGCGCGCACGCGGCGTTGCCCGAGCTGAAGAAGCGGGGCGGGCGCATCGTCGCCACCGCCAGCATGGCCGGTCTGATGGCCATGCCCATGGACCCCCTCTACGGCGCGAACAAGGCCGCCGTCGTCGGACTGGTCCGCGGCCTGGGCCCGGTCGCCGCCGCCGACGGCGTCACCGTCAACGCGGTGTGCCCGTCCTTCGCCGACACCGCCATCATCACCGGCTTCAAGTCCACCCTGGAGTCCGCGGGGATGCCGGTCATGAGCGTGGACGACGTGGTCGACGCGTTCGTCTCCGTGTTGCGCGAAGGCAAACCAGGTGAATGCTGGTTCGTGCAGGCCGGACGCCCCAGCGCGCCGTTCACCTTCCCCAACCCACCCGGCCCGCGCACCGCCACCGGCGAACGCGTGCGGCTCGAGCACGACCCGATCGCCAAGGAGAACTGA
- a CDS encoding DinB family protein, with translation MKSDLHRYLRTAREAMLWKLEGASTYDVRRPLTPTGTNLLGLVKHLAAMEVGYFGDTFDRPFGERFEWMGEDAEPNADMWATADESREDVVGLYRRACGHADATIDALDLESAGEVPWWSRERRAVTLHLVLVHMIAETNRHAGHADIVRELVDGAAGLRPDNDNMPSVEWETYRAKLEKVARDADR, from the coding sequence GTGAAGTCCGACCTGCACCGCTACCTGCGCACGGCGCGCGAGGCGATGCTGTGGAAGCTGGAGGGCGCGTCGACCTACGACGTGCGCCGTCCGTTGACGCCGACCGGCACGAACCTGCTGGGCCTGGTCAAGCACCTGGCCGCGATGGAGGTCGGCTACTTCGGCGACACGTTCGACCGGCCGTTCGGCGAGCGGTTCGAGTGGATGGGCGAGGACGCCGAGCCCAACGCGGACATGTGGGCCACCGCCGACGAGTCGCGTGAGGACGTCGTCGGGCTCTACCGGCGGGCGTGCGGGCACGCGGACGCGACGATCGACGCGCTGGACCTGGAGTCGGCCGGCGAGGTGCCGTGGTGGTCGCGGGAGCGCCGGGCGGTCACCCTGCACCTCGTGCTGGTCCACATGATCGCGGAGACCAACCGCCACGCGGGGCACGCCGACATCGTGCGCGAGCTGGTCGACGGCGCGGCGGGCCTGCGCCCGGACAACGACAACATGCCGTCGGTGGAGTGGGAGACCTACCGCGCGAAGCTGGAGAAGGTCGCCCGCGACGCCGACCGCTAG
- a CDS encoding MaoC family dehydratase — translation MRVFADLEELAAAEGEHLGHGEWHEITQAEIGLFADATGDHQWIHVDLEKAAAGPFGAPVAHGYLTLSLIPLLVRDIYTVQGLAMGVNYGLNKVRFPSPVVVGSRVRAGAELVEITDVAQGKQAVVKVTVEIEGNPKPGCVADTVVLLVPAA, via the coding sequence ATGCGGGTATTCGCTGACCTGGAGGAACTGGCCGCCGCCGAGGGCGAGCACCTCGGCCACGGCGAGTGGCACGAGATCACGCAGGCGGAGATCGGCCTGTTCGCCGACGCCACCGGCGACCACCAGTGGATCCACGTCGACCTGGAGAAGGCCGCCGCGGGGCCGTTCGGCGCTCCGGTCGCGCACGGCTACCTGACGCTGTCGCTGATCCCGTTGCTGGTGCGGGACATCTACACGGTGCAGGGGCTGGCGATGGGCGTGAACTACGGGTTGAACAAGGTGCGCTTCCCGAGCCCGGTCGTCGTCGGGTCGCGGGTGCGGGCCGGCGCCGAGCTGGTGGAGATCACCGACGTGGCGCAGGGCAAGCAGGCCGTGGTGAAGGTGACCGTCGAGATCGAGGGCAACCCGAAGCCGGGGTGCGTCGCGGACACCGTGGTCCTGCTGGTTCCGGCCGCCTGA
- a CDS encoding SDR family NAD(P)-dependent oxidoreductase translates to MGILDKFRLDGQVAIVTGASSGLGVAFAKGLAEAGADVVLAARRVDRLEDTAKLVEDAGRRALVVQADVAQPDDCREVARAAAEFGPVRVLVNNAGVASAVPASRETPEQFLGVMDVNLNGAYWMAQAAAAVMADGGSIVNVSSVLGLVSGGLPQAAYSASKAGLLGLTRDLAQQWTGRKGIRVNALAPGYFASEMTDQYPEGYLEGHISRLPLGRVGDPEELAAAVVFLASAAGGYTTGATFVVDGGVTLGG, encoded by the coding sequence ATGGGCATCCTGGACAAGTTCCGGCTGGACGGGCAGGTCGCGATCGTCACCGGCGCGTCCTCCGGCCTGGGCGTGGCGTTCGCCAAGGGCCTGGCCGAGGCGGGCGCGGATGTCGTGCTCGCCGCCCGGCGGGTGGACCGGCTCGAGGACACCGCGAAGCTGGTGGAGGACGCCGGGCGGCGCGCGCTGGTCGTGCAGGCGGACGTGGCGCAGCCGGACGACTGCCGCGAGGTGGCCCGTGCCGCGGCGGAGTTCGGCCCGGTGCGCGTGCTGGTGAACAACGCCGGTGTCGCGTCGGCGGTGCCCGCGTCCCGGGAGACGCCCGAGCAGTTCCTCGGCGTCATGGACGTCAACCTCAACGGCGCGTACTGGATGGCGCAGGCGGCGGCGGCCGTGATGGCGGACGGCGGTTCGATCGTCAACGTCTCCAGCGTGCTGGGCCTGGTCTCCGGCGGGCTGCCGCAGGCCGCGTACTCGGCGTCCAAGGCGGGCCTGCTCGGCCTGACCCGCGACCTGGCGCAGCAGTGGACCGGCCGCAAGGGCATCCGGGTCAACGCGCTCGCGCCCGGCTACTTCGCCTCCGAGATGACCGACCAGTACCCCGAGGGCTACCTCGAAGGGCACATCTCGCGCCTGCCGCTGGGCCGGGTCGGCGACCCGGAGGAACTGGCCGCGGCCGTCGTGTTCCTCGCGTCGGCGGCCGGCGGCTACACCACGGGCGCGACGTTCGTGGTGGACGGCGGCGTCACGCTCGGCGGCTGA
- a CDS encoding vWA domain-containing protein encodes MRAALAASLVVVAALAGCTTAAPEPVTLTVLASSELADLAPVLADLRRDTGVELKLDRRGTVRASDDLAAGVDHDLAWLATNRYLRLKAADLPLSTSTMISPLVLGVKAGKADVVRDASWADVASRAAAGELRFGMADPRVSGSGMAALIGVATAAAGTGAALRAEDVTCDKLQGFLTGRVFGAAGAAEVGDEYVQRQDEVDAVVAYESTVLSLNASGQLREPLEVVYPRDGIVLSDYPLMLLKPDKRAAYDRVVDWLRSPSAQRAIMERTFRRPSDPQVPRVEALREPIGTALYFPGTQAVVDTLLAAYDRAGQSGRVVFVLDHSTSMAGARIAGLREAFATLSRAGGFDRFRLGETVVLVRFAGTVKEERSVVVRGAADLEALAVALTSADLADDGTAIWSALDHAYRVVGDGTVVLMTDGENNAGMSAEEFLAAWPHPPARTYAIRFGEADPVELDRVARATGGRVVDAGSGSLLEAVKEIRGCR; translated from the coding sequence GTGAGGGCAGCCCTGGCCGCGTCGCTCGTGGTCGTGGCGGCGCTGGCCGGCTGCACCACCGCCGCCCCCGAGCCGGTCACGCTCACCGTGCTGGCCAGTTCGGAGCTGGCGGACCTCGCGCCGGTGCTGGCCGACCTGCGCCGCGACACCGGCGTCGAGCTGAAGCTCGACCGGCGCGGCACCGTGCGGGCGAGCGACGACCTGGCGGCGGGCGTCGACCACGACCTCGCCTGGCTGGCCACGAACCGGTACCTGCGGCTGAAGGCGGCGGACCTGCCGCTGTCCACCAGCACGATGATCTCCCCGCTGGTCCTGGGCGTGAAGGCGGGCAAGGCGGACGTGGTGCGCGACGCGTCGTGGGCCGACGTGGCGAGCCGCGCGGCGGCCGGTGAGCTGCGGTTCGGGATGGCCGACCCGAGGGTGTCCGGCAGCGGGATGGCGGCGTTGATCGGGGTGGCCACGGCCGCCGCCGGCACCGGCGCCGCCCTGCGCGCCGAGGACGTCACCTGCGACAAGCTCCAGGGCTTCCTCACCGGACGGGTGTTCGGCGCGGCCGGCGCGGCGGAGGTCGGCGACGAGTACGTGCAGCGGCAGGACGAGGTGGACGCCGTGGTCGCGTACGAGTCGACCGTGCTGTCGCTCAACGCGTCCGGGCAGCTCCGCGAACCGCTGGAGGTCGTGTACCCGAGGGACGGCATCGTGCTGTCCGACTACCCGTTGATGCTGCTGAAACCGGACAAGCGGGCCGCCTACGACCGGGTCGTGGACTGGCTGCGCTCGCCGTCGGCCCAGCGGGCGATCATGGAGCGGACCTTCCGCCGCCCGTCCGACCCGCAGGTGCCGCGCGTGGAAGCGCTGCGCGAGCCGATCGGCACCGCGCTGTACTTCCCGGGCACGCAGGCGGTCGTGGACACCCTGCTCGCCGCCTACGACCGCGCCGGCCAGTCCGGTCGGGTGGTGTTCGTGCTGGACCACTCGACGTCCATGGCGGGCGCGCGGATCGCCGGGCTGCGCGAGGCGTTCGCCACGTTGAGCCGGGCGGGCGGGTTCGACCGGTTCCGGCTGGGCGAGACGGTCGTGCTGGTGCGGTTCGCGGGGACCGTGAAGGAGGAGCGCAGCGTCGTCGTCCGCGGCGCCGCCGACCTGGAGGCGCTGGCCGTCGCCCTGACCTCGGCGGACCTGGCCGACGACGGCACCGCGATCTGGTCGGCCCTCGACCACGCCTACCGGGTCGTCGGCGACGGCACGGTGGTGCTGATGACCGACGGCGAGAACAACGCGGGGATGAGCGCGGAGGAGTTCCTGGCCGCGTGGCCGCACCCGCCGGCGCGCACGTACGCGATCCGGTTCGGCGAGGCCGACCCGGTGGAACTGGACCGGGTGGCGCGGGCGACCGGCGGGCGCGTGGTCGACGCGGGCTCGGGGTCGCTGCTGGAAGCGGTGAAGGAGATCCGTGGCTGTCGATAG
- a CDS encoding quinone oxidoreductase family protein, producing the protein MRAIQITEFGGPEVLNEVELPDPVAGEGELLVDVSRAGLNYADTHQAENSYLSKMELPMVPGGEVVGTAGERRVVGLTNFGGYAQKAVVPEATAFDVPDGVDDLTALSLVVQGATAWLLLRRSAHLEPGESVVVHAAAGGVGSLAVQLAKKWGAGRVIATASTEDKRALALDLGADVAVDSTAENMTDVLREANGGRRVDVVLDMTGGTVTDQSLAALAPFGRLAFYGMASREQPTPVAPGKLLVKSAAIAGMWLPHAFKLPGRVVHRAMGELFDLVLAGDLRAVPGGEYGMSEVRRAHEDLRARRTTGKLVLDPSR; encoded by the coding sequence GTGCGCGCCATCCAGATCACCGAGTTCGGCGGACCCGAGGTCCTCAACGAGGTCGAGCTGCCCGACCCCGTCGCCGGGGAGGGCGAACTGCTCGTCGACGTCAGCCGCGCGGGCCTCAACTACGCCGACACCCACCAGGCCGAGAACTCCTACCTGTCGAAGATGGAGCTGCCGATGGTGCCCGGCGGCGAGGTCGTCGGCACGGCGGGCGAGCGGCGCGTGGTCGGCCTGACCAACTTCGGCGGCTACGCGCAGAAGGCCGTGGTGCCCGAGGCGACCGCGTTCGACGTGCCGGACGGCGTGGACGACCTGACCGCGTTGAGCCTCGTCGTGCAGGGCGCGACGGCCTGGCTGCTGCTGCGTCGCAGCGCGCACCTGGAGCCGGGGGAGAGCGTCGTCGTGCACGCGGCGGCCGGCGGTGTCGGGTCGCTGGCCGTGCAGCTGGCGAAGAAGTGGGGCGCGGGCCGCGTCATCGCCACCGCCAGCACCGAGGACAAGCGCGCGCTGGCGCTGGACCTCGGCGCGGACGTCGCCGTCGACTCCACCGCGGAGAACATGACCGACGTGCTGCGCGAGGCCAACGGCGGCCGGCGGGTCGACGTCGTGCTCGACATGACGGGCGGCACGGTGACCGACCAGAGCCTCGCCGCGCTGGCGCCGTTCGGCCGGCTCGCGTTCTACGGGATGGCCAGCCGGGAGCAGCCGACGCCCGTCGCGCCGGGCAAGCTGCTGGTCAAGTCGGCCGCCATCGCGGGCATGTGGCTGCCGCACGCGTTCAAGCTGCCCGGCCGCGTCGTGCACCGGGCCATGGGCGAGCTGTTCGACCTGGTCCTGGCGGGCGACCTGCGCGCCGTGCCGGGCGGCGAGTACGGGATGTCCGAGGTGCGCCGTGCGCATGAGGACCTGCGCGCCCGCCGCACCACCGGCAAACTCGTCCTCGACCCGTCACGCTGA